The Tenrec ecaudatus isolate mTenEca1 chromosome 6, mTenEca1.hap1, whole genome shotgun sequence genome has a window encoding:
- the LOC142450421 gene encoding histone-lysine N-methyltransferase SETMAR isoform X3, translating to MFAEAVKRQRSLGTAAVEESAEVLTEQKDVARGLENLPVSSWPPEQEPEPFEYTPDHVIGPGADIDPTEITFPGCTCLKVPCLPGTCSCLRHEENYDDHSCLREIGSEGKYAQPVFECNALCPCSDHCKNRVVQRGLQFHLQVFKTDEKGWGLRTKEFIPKGRFVCEYAGEVLGFPEVQRRIQLQTVHDSNYIIAIREHVCNGQVMETFVDPTHIGNIGRYLNHSCEPNLFMIPVRISSMVPKLALFAAKDIFPEEELSYDYSGRFLNLMDSEDGERLDNGKPKKPCYCGTKSCAAFLPYDSSLFSF from the exons ATGTTCGCGGAAGCGGTGAAGAGGCAGCGGTCTTTAGGGACAGCCGCCGTCGAGGAGTCCGCTGAGGTCCTGACTGAGCAGAAGGATGTCGCACGCGGCCTAGAGAACTTGCCCGTGAGCTCGTGGCCCCCGGAGCAGGAGCCGGAGCCTTTCGAG taTACTCCTGATCATGTCATTGGACCCGGAGCTGACATTGATCCTACTGAGATAACCTTTCCTGGATGCACTTGCCTTAAAGTCCCTTGCCTCCCTGGTACTTGCTCCTGTCTCCGTCACGAGGAGAACTACGATGACCATTCATGCCTCCGAGAGATAGGGTCAGAAGGAAAGTATGCCCAGCCAGTTTTCGAATGCAATGCCCTGTGCCCGTGCAGTGACCACTGCAAAAACAGAGTGGTCCAGAGGGGCCTACAGTTCCACCTTCAGGTGTTCAAGACGGATGAAAAAGGCTGGGGACTTCGTACCAAGGAATTTATACCCAAAGGAAGGTTTGTCTGTGAATATGCTGGTGAGGTTTTAGGGTTCCCTGAAGTGCAGAGAAGAATCCAGTTACAAACAGTACATGATTCAAACTACATTATTGCCATCAGGGAGCATGTGTGTAATGGACAAGTAATGGAAACATTTGTTGATCCTACCCATATTGGAAATATTGGAAGATACCTTAACCATTCTTGTGAGCCAAATCTGTTCATGATTCCTGTCAGAATTAGCTCCATGGTACCTAAGTTGGCCCTCTTTGCAGCCAAAGACATTTTTCCAGAAGAAGAACTCTCTTATGATTATTCAGGAAGATTTCTTAATCTGATGGACAGTGAAGATGGAGAGAGGCTAGATAATGGAAAACCAAAAAAGCCTTGTTACTGTGGTACCAAATCCTGTGCTGCTTTCCTGCCTTATGACAGTTCACTGTTCTCCTTCTAA